A window from Verrucomicrobiota bacterium encodes these proteins:
- the tal gene encoding transaldolase codes for MNALDQLKQYTTVVADTGDFQTIQEYAPQDATTNPSLILKAIGKPEYDAVVEQAISDAAEKTGGSPEVEVVIDHLLVRFGREILKIVPGRVSTEVDARLSFNVTGSIEKAKELIRLYESNGISRDRILIKLASTWEGIEAARHLQKEGIHCNMTLLFSLAQAIAAAEAGAQLISPFVGRILDWYKAKEGKEFSPEEDPGVKSVQEIYTYYKKFGYKTEVMGASFRNTGEILELAGCDLLTISPDLLETLKESDETVEEKLSEEAALNEPIEKIEVDEETFRWMLNEDAMATEKLSEGIRKFGADMDKVRALIGERLES; via the coding sequence ATGAACGCATTGGACCAACTCAAGCAATACACGACCGTCGTCGCCGATACCGGAGACTTTCAAACGATCCAGGAATACGCTCCGCAGGATGCGACGACTAACCCTTCCCTTATTCTCAAGGCGATTGGAAAGCCAGAGTACGATGCGGTTGTCGAGCAGGCGATTTCGGATGCAGCTGAAAAGACAGGTGGTTCTCCCGAAGTAGAAGTGGTGATTGATCACTTATTGGTTCGGTTCGGCCGAGAGATTCTCAAGATTGTTCCTGGCCGTGTCTCAACAGAGGTTGATGCACGTCTGTCTTTCAATGTTACCGGGAGCATCGAAAAGGCGAAGGAGTTGATCCGTCTCTATGAAAGTAACGGAATCAGCCGTGACCGGATTCTCATCAAACTCGCTTCGACCTGGGAGGGGATTGAAGCAGCCCGTCACCTTCAAAAAGAAGGTATCCACTGCAACATGACGTTGCTGTTCTCTCTTGCGCAAGCGATTGCAGCGGCTGAAGCGGGAGCGCAACTGATCTCCCCTTTTGTTGGTCGAATCCTCGATTGGTATAAGGCCAAGGAAGGCAAGGAGTTTAGCCCGGAGGAAGATCCTGGAGTAAAGAGTGTTCAGGAAATCTACACCTATTATAAAAAGTTCGGTTACAAAACCGAAGTGATGGGAGCGAGCTTCCGAAACACGGGAGAGATTCTGGAGCTTGCAGGATGCGACTTGCTTACGATCTCCCCGGACCTTCTTGAGACACTTAAGGAGTCGGACGAAACGGTTGAAGAGAAGCTCTCGGAAGAAGCGGCACTGAATGAGCCGATTGAGAAAATCGAAGTCGATGAAGAGACGTTCCGCTGGATGCTCAATGAAGACGCGATGGCAACGGAGAAGCTGAGTGAAGGTATTCGTAAGTTTGGTGCCGACATGGACAAAGTCCGTGCTTTGATCGGCGAACGTCTCGAATCCTAG
- a CDS encoding MFS transporter — MHEDKTLTKLTYRYDLIRGAFGGIVEVGALSFGLLAAIRYFEAPDTVKGVLSAGIAFGLFLAPFGQKIAAWSTLPASRAASLCFLGSAAGYALASQVESLWLFTVAFLGANALLAQVPSLLVAVYAKNYSHQDRGRLVSNTFIVAAVVGALLSFLGSEYLDFHPRAFGVLFLVMAGASLVSGFAVARIPSDPLPLPEPKKWGSFSLIRDDRVFAKMLLAWMILGLANLALLPLRVEVLANPIYGFDLRNSEVIFITVVVFAIARILGLKVFGYIFERMNFLIYRTLINLFLFLAILLYFNSSNLWIIGLGSALFGLAMGGGNLAWNLWVTRIAPDDKVTEYMSVHMSLTGVRGIAAPIIGYSLLPIIPLSVLSWISLALLSYSGWLFLQLWLREPVRNQFKGRHY; from the coding sequence GTGCACGAAGACAAGACCCTTACCAAACTGACCTATCGCTACGACCTCATTCGAGGCGCTTTCGGCGGGATCGTTGAGGTCGGGGCTCTTTCTTTCGGCCTTCTGGCAGCCATCCGTTACTTCGAGGCTCCGGACACGGTAAAGGGAGTTTTGAGTGCCGGGATCGCCTTCGGGCTTTTCCTCGCACCGTTCGGTCAAAAAATTGCAGCATGGTCGACGCTCCCCGCAAGCAGAGCTGCTAGTCTATGTTTCCTTGGATCAGCGGCAGGCTATGCACTAGCTTCGCAGGTCGAAAGCCTTTGGCTTTTTACCGTCGCCTTTCTTGGTGCAAACGCCCTTCTGGCGCAGGTTCCGAGCCTCCTGGTTGCAGTCTACGCAAAAAACTACTCCCACCAGGATCGCGGGCGGCTGGTATCAAACACCTTTATCGTAGCGGCGGTAGTGGGCGCTTTGCTCAGCTTCTTAGGTAGCGAGTACCTGGACTTCCACCCGCGTGCTTTTGGAGTCCTCTTTCTCGTAATGGCGGGTGCCAGCCTGGTTAGCGGATTTGCCGTAGCTCGAATCCCGAGTGACCCTCTTCCGCTTCCGGAGCCCAAAAAGTGGGGCAGTTTTTCCCTCATTCGAGACGACCGTGTTTTTGCCAAAATGCTCCTCGCCTGGATGATTCTAGGCCTTGCGAACTTGGCGCTACTTCCACTCCGTGTCGAAGTCCTCGCCAATCCGATCTATGGCTTCGATCTTCGCAACAGCGAGGTGATCTTTATCACGGTCGTCGTCTTTGCTATCGCACGAATCCTCGGCCTGAAGGTGTTCGGCTACATTTTCGAGCGGATGAACTTTCTCATCTACCGCACCCTCATCAATCTATTCCTCTTCCTCGCAATCCTCCTCTATTTCAATTCCTCCAACCTGTGGATCATTGGTCTGGGGTCGGCTCTATTCGGATTGGCAATGGGAGGTGGCAACCTGGCGTGGAACCTTTGGGTGACTCGGATTGCCCCTGACGACAAGGTCACCGAATACATGAGTGTTCACATGAGCCTCACCGGAGTGCGCGGAATCGCTGCCCCGATAATCGGATACAGTTTGCTTCCGATCATCCCTTTGAGTGTGCTTAGCTGGATTAGTCTCGCTCTCCTTTCTTATTCAGGATGGCTCTTCTTGCAGCTGTGGCTTCGAGAACCGGTCCGCAATCAATTTAAAGGTCGTCATTACTAA
- a CDS encoding malate dehydrogenase yields the protein MSKKPIRVAVTGAAGQIGYSLLFRIASGSMFGPDQPVALNLIEIEPAMGALEGVMMELDDCAFPLLTDVRGSSDLDEGFSDVNWALLVGSIPRKAGMERGDLLGINGKIFIGQGQAIEKNAAPDVRVLVVGNPCNTNCLIAMNHAKGIPSDRWFAMTRLDENRAITQLAAKAGVHSTEVSNLTIWGNHSATQYPDFYNAKINGRPAPEVIDDETWLKETFIPVVQQRGAAIIKARGASSAASAANAVVDTVRSLTTPTEVGNWHSVAVCSTGEYGSEKGLITSYPIISDGESWSIVADVPVNEFSKAKIDASLAELVSERELVKDLL from the coding sequence ATGAGCAAAAAACCCATCCGAGTCGCCGTAACCGGTGCAGCCGGACAGATCGGCTACTCCCTTCTCTTCCGGATTGCTTCCGGTAGCATGTTTGGCCCCGACCAGCCGGTCGCCCTCAACCTCATCGAGATTGAGCCGGCGATGGGAGCCTTGGAAGGGGTCATGATGGAGCTGGATGATTGTGCGTTCCCGCTCCTGACCGACGTCAGAGGTTCGTCGGACCTCGACGAAGGATTTTCGGACGTAAACTGGGCACTTCTTGTCGGGAGTATTCCCCGGAAGGCCGGGATGGAGCGCGGCGATCTCCTCGGGATCAACGGTAAGATTTTTATCGGCCAGGGTCAGGCGATCGAAAAGAATGCCGCACCCGATGTGCGCGTTTTGGTGGTGGGAAACCCTTGCAACACCAATTGCCTGATCGCCATGAACCACGCAAAGGGGATCCCGTCTGACCGCTGGTTCGCGATGACCCGCCTCGACGAAAATCGCGCAATTACCCAATTGGCTGCCAAAGCAGGCGTCCACTCGACCGAAGTTTCCAACCTGACGATTTGGGGAAATCACTCAGCTACTCAGTATCCGGATTTCTACAACGCGAAGATTAACGGTAGGCCTGCTCCCGAGGTCATTGACGACGAAACCTGGCTTAAAGAAACCTTTATCCCAGTGGTCCAACAGCGTGGAGCCGCCATAATCAAAGCTCGTGGAGCCTCCTCTGCCGCCTCCGCAGCTAACGCGGTGGTCGATACCGTCCGTTCCCTTACCACTCCAACCGAGGTTGGCAACTGGCATAGTGTTGCCGTTTGCTCGACAGGCGAATACGGAAGTGAAAAGGGCCTGATCACCTCCTACCCGATCATCTCCGATGGTGAATCGTGGAGCATCGTTGCCGACGTTCCTGTGAACGAATTCAGCAAGGCCAAGATCGACGCATCCCTGGCTGAGCTCGTGAGCGAGCGAGAGTTGGTCAAGGACTTGCTCTAA
- the dgt gene encoding dGTP triphosphohydrolase, whose protein sequence is MHGWQENRFYGDFDRETLPGGKRPPEDHRSPFAIDRDRVVFSYAFRRLQSKTQVFQSGEFDFYRTRLTHSMEVARIGRSICEYLTVNSPSLKGDFYLDPDLTEGICLAHDLGHPPFGHIGERKLNELMADFGGFEGNGQTLRILTRLIYARARENEGMNPTRAFLDGVLKYKKLHREWHEETGEHPTNHFIYDDQEPIRDFALGSGLVPGELDSLSELNDIRSIECQIMDWADDAAYSLNDIVDGIEARYITQTSVDQWAENTNDLSKADFTLLDELKRSIREGYYERKFNSKVGGFINATRIVESDGPFSDRTNRYRFRLDVDPASKREASLYKRIANDLIFQSTTIQQIEFKGSRLLETLFEVIEKNYSRTRDTRCLKLVPEKEHRLFLEAGEPQEQMRVISDFLSGLTDGQAVRYYKKWFDPDSASILDLH, encoded by the coding sequence GTGCACGGTTGGCAGGAAAATCGGTTCTACGGCGACTTTGATAGAGAGACGCTTCCCGGAGGTAAACGTCCACCCGAGGACCACCGCTCCCCTTTTGCGATCGATCGTGACCGTGTTGTTTTTTCCTACGCGTTCCGACGCCTTCAGTCGAAGACACAGGTTTTTCAGTCAGGAGAGTTCGACTTCTACCGGACCCGACTGACCCACTCGATGGAAGTGGCCCGAATCGGGCGCTCGATCTGTGAATACCTAACGGTAAACTCGCCGTCGTTGAAAGGGGATTTTTATCTCGATCCGGATCTAACGGAAGGCATCTGTTTAGCGCACGACCTAGGCCATCCTCCGTTTGGACATATTGGAGAGCGCAAGCTCAACGAGCTGATGGCAGACTTTGGCGGCTTTGAAGGGAATGGTCAGACCCTTCGAATTCTAACCCGCCTCATTTACGCCCGGGCGAGAGAGAATGAGGGAATGAACCCGACCCGTGCTTTTCTCGATGGCGTTCTCAAATACAAGAAGTTGCACCGAGAGTGGCACGAGGAAACGGGCGAGCATCCCACCAACCATTTCATCTACGACGATCAGGAGCCCATACGAGACTTCGCACTCGGTTCAGGATTGGTTCCAGGAGAATTGGATTCCCTCTCAGAGTTGAACGACATCCGCAGTATTGAATGCCAAATCATGGACTGGGCCGATGATGCTGCTTACTCCCTCAACGACATCGTGGACGGAATCGAGGCCCGTTACATTACTCAGACCAGTGTGGACCAATGGGCAGAAAACACGAACGATCTGTCAAAGGCTGACTTTACTCTCCTCGACGAGCTGAAGCGATCCATCCGGGAAGGATACTATGAGCGAAAGTTCAATTCCAAGGTGGGTGGATTTATCAACGCGACCCGTATCGTTGAATCCGACGGCCCTTTCTCAGATCGAACCAACCGGTACCGGTTCCGACTGGATGTTGATCCCGCTTCCAAGAGAGAGGCTTCCCTTTACAAGCGGATTGCCAATGACCTGATCTTTCAATCCACCACGATTCAACAGATCGAATTCAAAGGGAGCCGACTCCTGGAAACTCTTTTTGAGGTAATCGAGAAAAACTATTCCCGCACTCGGGATACACGCTGCCTTAAACTCGTTCCCGAGAAAGAACACCGCCTCTTTTTGGAGGCGGGCGAACCGCAAGAACAAATGCGGGTCATCAGCGACTTCCTGTCTGGTCTTACAGACGGGCAGGCCGTTCGCTACTACAAGAAATGGTTCGATCCCGATTCTGCTTCGATCCTGGATCTACACTAG
- a CDS encoding tyrosine recombinase XerC — MVGESQEQKGARSDGDSDLVSFLSHLEGERRMSPATVRNYGHATRAFLEWLSGGSWRDVDSKTARSYAIELQRSYSRRTLHNRIAGIRAFYRYHREHGLVQFNPFASLSLPKLDKTLPKFLTENQIRSFLEGPTHLLASGEVDAFESWRDRATLELLYGAGLRVSELVSADLAKLDLGRGVLRVLGKGRKERMVPIGKIAGQCLRQHLHLSGRSEAMKGPLLVHPSGKGVSVRWVQMRMKRYLTLAGLPSDLSPHKLRHSFATHLLDGGADIRTVQELLGHSSLSTTQIYTHTSIGRLQEVYKQAHPRA; from the coding sequence ATGGTTGGCGAATCTCAAGAGCAAAAAGGCGCGCGAAGCGATGGGGATTCAGACCTCGTCTCCTTTCTCAGTCACTTAGAAGGGGAGCGGCGAATGTCACCTGCCACCGTGCGTAACTACGGCCATGCTACACGTGCTTTTCTCGAATGGCTCTCGGGTGGTTCCTGGCGGGATGTCGATTCCAAAACCGCCCGTAGTTACGCGATTGAACTTCAACGCTCTTACTCTCGTCGGACTCTTCACAATCGAATCGCGGGAATCCGGGCGTTTTACCGATACCACCGGGAGCACGGCCTGGTGCAGTTCAATCCGTTTGCCTCCCTGTCCCTTCCCAAGCTGGACAAAACCCTTCCGAAGTTCCTGACCGAAAATCAAATCCGATCGTTTCTTGAGGGCCCTACCCATCTCTTGGCTAGCGGAGAAGTCGATGCTTTCGAAAGCTGGAGAGACCGAGCCACGCTCGAACTCCTCTACGGAGCTGGATTGCGGGTGAGTGAGCTGGTATCGGCGGACCTCGCAAAGCTGGATCTGGGTCGGGGGGTTCTTCGAGTCTTGGGAAAGGGCAGAAAGGAACGCATGGTGCCCATTGGGAAAATCGCGGGTCAATGCCTTCGCCAGCACCTGCATTTGAGTGGGAGGAGTGAAGCAATGAAGGGTCCTTTGCTGGTTCATCCTTCGGGAAAGGGAGTCTCTGTCCGATGGGTGCAGATGAGGATGAAGCGCTACCTAACTTTGGCTGGTTTGCCATCAGATCTTTCCCCCCACAAATTGCGCCATTCTTTCGCTACCCACCTTCTCGATGGCGGTGCTGACATCCGCACGGTGCAGGAGCTTTTAGGACACTCGAGCCTATCGACGACTCAGATCTACACACACACGAGCATTGGGCGATTGCAGGAAGTCTACAAGCAAGCGCACCCGAGAGCGTAG
- the ilvD gene encoding dihydroxy-acid dehydratase: MSIDQKTRPHSSIVVDGNDRAPARSMLRAVGFEDEDFKKPQVAVVGSPSTLTPCNVHLGELAEHATSGISEAGGKAVNFSTITVSDGISMGTKGMRYSLVSRDVIADSIETTVAAEGFDGLVAIGGCDKNMPGCMIAIARLNRPAIFVYGGTILPGFFPDDPGEETPMDIVSVFEAVGKHAKGELDDEGLRRVEKCAIPGPGSCGGMYTANTMASAIEALGMSLPGSSAQVAIGEEKRVDCQKSGEAVVNLLKMGLKPRDIMTRKAFENAITTCLALGGSTNLILHLLAIAHSAEVKLTINDFAEIGERVPLLADLKPFGKYNMNHLIRVGGIRPMMKLLLDRGLLYGDCLTCTGETIRESLAGVEPYPSYPDEQDIIRPWDQPIKESTHLRILRGNLAPGAAVGKITGKEGLYFKGTARVYEGEEDALAGILRGDVKKGDVVVIRNEGPVGGPGMREMLSPTSAVAGRGLIQDVALITDGRFSGGSHGFDVGHITPEAACGGPIGIVREGDIIEIDAVKNTMNLLIDEEEYDRRMADYVPPSPKETRGVLAKYAALVATASEGAVTDLNLSRRDR, translated from the coding sequence ATGTCTATAGACCAAAAGACACGCCCCCACTCGTCCATTGTCGTCGACGGTAACGACCGTGCGCCCGCTCGGTCGATGTTACGTGCAGTTGGTTTTGAGGACGAGGATTTCAAGAAGCCTCAAGTAGCTGTTGTCGGCTCACCAAGTACTTTGACCCCGTGCAATGTTCATCTTGGCGAACTGGCAGAGCATGCGACCTCGGGAATCTCCGAAGCTGGAGGGAAAGCGGTTAACTTCAGTACCATCACCGTCTCCGACGGTATCAGTATGGGGACGAAAGGCATGCGATACAGCCTCGTCTCCCGAGACGTTATCGCCGATTCGATCGAGACAACTGTGGCAGCCGAAGGCTTCGACGGCCTAGTCGCGATAGGTGGATGCGACAAGAACATGCCGGGTTGTATGATTGCAATCGCACGCCTAAACCGGCCGGCGATCTTTGTCTATGGTGGCACTATTCTGCCGGGGTTTTTTCCAGACGATCCGGGTGAGGAAACCCCGATGGACATTGTTTCGGTTTTTGAGGCGGTTGGAAAACACGCGAAAGGCGAGCTGGATGACGAAGGCCTTCGCCGCGTTGAGAAGTGCGCGATCCCGGGTCCGGGTTCTTGTGGGGGGATGTATACAGCCAACACTATGGCAAGCGCGATCGAGGCTTTGGGCATGAGTTTGCCGGGTAGTAGCGCGCAGGTCGCAATCGGAGAGGAAAAGCGAGTCGATTGCCAGAAATCGGGTGAAGCGGTGGTCAACCTTCTCAAAATGGGGCTGAAGCCCCGGGACATCATGACGCGCAAGGCTTTCGAAAACGCGATCACGACTTGTCTGGCACTTGGGGGATCGACCAACTTGATTCTCCATCTCCTTGCAATTGCTCACAGCGCAGAGGTCAAATTGACGATCAATGACTTTGCCGAGATTGGGGAACGCGTTCCGTTGCTCGCTGACCTCAAGCCTTTTGGCAAATACAACATGAACCACCTGATCCGAGTTGGGGGCATTCGTCCCATGATGAAGCTCCTTCTCGATCGAGGGCTCCTCTACGGGGATTGCCTGACCTGCACTGGGGAAACCATTCGAGAGTCTCTCGCTGGTGTAGAACCGTATCCATCCTACCCAGACGAACAGGACATCATTCGCCCATGGGATCAGCCGATCAAAGAAAGCACCCACCTCCGGATTCTACGGGGGAATCTAGCTCCGGGCGCAGCCGTGGGCAAGATAACGGGAAAAGAAGGTCTCTACTTCAAGGGAACGGCAAGGGTTTATGAAGGCGAGGAAGACGCTCTTGCAGGTATCCTTCGCGGAGACGTAAAGAAAGGCGATGTTGTCGTCATCCGCAACGAAGGCCCGGTAGGAGGACCCGGAATGCGCGAGATGCTTTCACCAACCAGCGCAGTTGCGGGTAGAGGACTGATCCAGGACGTTGCCCTGATCACTGATGGACGATTCTCGGGCGGAAGCCACGGTTTTGATGTGGGACACATCACGCCGGAGGCCGCCTGTGGCGGTCCGATCGGTATCGTTCGAGAGGGGGATATTATAGAAATCGATGCGGTGAAGAACACGATGAACCTTCTGATTGACGAAGAAGAATACGACCGGCGAATGGCCGATTACGTTCCGCCCTCTCCCAAAGAGACTCGAGGCGTCCTCGCCAAATACGCAGCTCTCGTGGCAACCGCTTCGGAGGGGGCCGTCACGGACCTCAATCTTTCGCGAAGGGATCGTTAA